In a single window of the Sulfurimonas crateris genome:
- a CDS encoding 3'-5' exonuclease, translating into MPRFQFWLPTDGNLTRIQRQAIDLREPIFLSGVPGTGKTVVSIKRLQYASSKGKKGIIFTYGKLLRKTIEEKLENNPKMPVDNIHNWMWNAQGNGQRRYFDIMTKDENIISTVQHLKAQGITYDEILVDEGQDLSLNTYKILKELTPSLSISADDAQQINNNEEATNENEILKLFAGLKKFELDDIFRSAYEIYSFAIQFVPNNARANDENLLERLKRKNSGADKPYIYLEKNLDGVYQSLRDIIDENPTDNIGILFEQRLHVDEFAKNLSDEYEVSKYRNQDVIPSELNNIIITTFKSAKGIEFDIVIIPYFPDGAMNRAEEYYVGATRAKNQVYFLAINDIPQIMTHFKEDSYELVDNRG; encoded by the coding sequence ATGCCAAGATTTCAATTTTGGTTACCAACAGATGGTAACTTGACACGAATACAAAGACAAGCGATAGATTTACGAGAGCCGATATTTTTAAGTGGAGTTCCTGGTACTGGAAAAACTGTAGTATCTATCAAACGACTTCAATATGCTTCAAGCAAAGGCAAAAAAGGAATAATTTTTACTTATGGAAAACTTCTTAGAAAAACTATAGAAGAGAAACTTGAAAACAACCCTAAAATGCCGGTCGATAATATTCACAATTGGATGTGGAATGCTCAAGGTAATGGGCAGAGAAGATACTTTGATATCATGACAAAAGATGAAAACATAATATCTACAGTACAGCATCTTAAAGCCCAAGGGATAACATACGATGAGATACTTGTGGATGAGGGGCAAGACTTGTCGCTAAATACTTACAAAATACTCAAAGAACTCACACCAAGCCTGTCAATTAGCGCCGATGATGCCCAACAGATAAACAATAATGAAGAAGCTACCAATGAAAATGAGATTTTAAAACTATTTGCAGGTTTAAAGAAGTTTGAGCTTGATGATATATTTAGAAGTGCTTATGAGATATACAGCTTTGCTATACAGTTTGTGCCAAATAATGCAAGAGCCAATGATGAAAACTTACTTGAAAGACTCAAAAGAAAAAACTCTGGTGCTGATAAGCCATATATTTATCTGGAAAAAAATCTTGATGGAGTATATCAATCTCTAAGAGATATCATCGATGAAAACCCAACGGATAATATTGGGATACTTTTTGAACAAAGGTTACATGTAGATGAGTTTGCTAAAAATCTTTCAGATGAGTATGAAGTGAGCAAATATAGAAATCAGGACGTCATACCGAGTGAGCTAAATAATATCATCATCACTACTTTTAAATCTGCAAAAGGGATAGAGTTTGACATAGTTATCATCCCATATTTTCCTGATGGTGCTATGAATAGAGCTGAAGAGTATTATGTGGGAGCGACAAGGGCAAAAAATCAAGTCTATTTTTTAGCTATAAACGATATACCTCAAATAATGACTCATTTTAAAGAAGATAGTTATGAACTCGTTGATAATAGAGGTTAA
- a CDS encoding WD40 repeat domain-containing protein has protein sequence MKNNLTTTNQNAKLALIKSKSLLNITNGLLANRSSKELIESFENFRFSLNLGYSNSVSCITITHDGKYIVRASLHGTIKLCEISSGMELRTFKGHGSQIFSIATTPNGKYLASGGWGSTIKLWDISSGKELRTFDGHSDSVNSLAIAPNGKYIASGNGVPLTNGIIKLWDINSGEELLTFNAHKSGVSSIAITTDGNYILSSDDYFNREEDDVDYHDYADQYHDVADGIIRMWDINNGKLARSFFGHSRSVSSMAITPDGKYIVSGSWDKTIKLWNINSGEDVRTFEGHSRSVSSIAITPDGKYIISGSADKTIKLWNINSGKDVRTFEGHKSGVSSIAITPDGKYIVSGSYDGTIKLWEINSGKLLCSYAAYEDGEWLSWTPDGYYNCSNGAYQYFSFVDDSKDTLEAVPQNHPIYKAKKKEILLSDYIGGANPYAKNSPHTDMPEIDIDDDEIPF, from the coding sequence ATGAAAAACAACCTAACAACCACAAACCAAAATGCAAAACTAGCACTAATCAAGTCAAAAAGTTTACTTAATATTACAAATGGTTTACTAGCAAATCGTTCAAGTAAAGAGCTAATTGAGAGCTTTGAAAATTTTAGATTTTCTCTAAATCTTGGCTATAGTAATTCTGTAAGCTGTATAACTATAACACATGATGGAAAATATATAGTAAGAGCAAGCTTGCACGGTACCATCAAGCTATGTGAGATAAGCAGTGGTATGGAATTGAGAACATTTAAGGGACATGGTAGTCAAATATTTTCTATAGCCACAACACCTAATGGAAAATATTTAGCAAGTGGGGGTTGGGGTAGTACCATCAAACTATGGGATATTAGTAGTGGCAAGGAGTTACGAACATTTGATGGGCATAGTGATAGTGTAAACTCTTTAGCTATTGCCCCTAATGGGAAATATATCGCAAGTGGCAATGGAGTTCCTTTGACAAATGGAATTATTAAGCTGTGGGATATAAACAGTGGCGAAGAGCTACTAACATTTAATGCGCATAAGTCTGGCGTAAGTTCTATAGCTATCACCACTGATGGAAATTATATTTTAAGTAGTGATGATTATTTTAATAGAGAAGAAGATGATGTTGATTATCATGATTATGCAGATCAATATCATGATGTTGCAGATGGAATCATCAGGATGTGGGATATAAACAATGGCAAGCTGGCACGATCATTTTTTGGGCATAGTCGTAGTGTAAGCTCTATGGCAATAACTCCCGATGGAAAATATATTGTAAGTGGAAGCTGGGATAAAACCATTAAGCTGTGGAATATAAACAGTGGCGAAGATGTACGAACATTTGAGGGGCATAGTCGTAGTGTAAGTTCTATAGCTATAACTCCCGATGGGAAATATATAATCAGTGGAAGTGCGGATAAAACCATCAAGCTATGGAATATAAACAGTGGCAAAGATGTACGAACATTTGAGGGGCATAAGTCTGGCGTAAGTTCTATAGCTATAACTCCCGATGGGAAATATATAGTAAGCGGTAGCTATGATGGTACCATAAAACTTTGGGAGATAAACAGTGGTAAACTACTTTGCTCTTACGCGGCATATGAAGATGGGGAGTGGCTCTCTTGGACACCAGATGGATACTATAACTGCTCTAATGGGGCTTATCAATATTTCTCTTTTGTAGATGATAGTAAAGATACGCTTGAAGCTGTACCACAAAATCATCCTATCTATAAAGCAAAGAAAAAAGAGATATTGCTTAGTGATTATATAGGTGGTGCAAATCCGTATGCTAAAAATTCACCACATACAGATATGCCAGAAATAGACATCGACGATGATGAAATCCCATTTTAG
- a CDS encoding single-stranded DNA-binding protein has protein sequence MYNKVIMVGHLTKDIEMRFTQGGLAIANTEQKSKEQTPEYNPFDDEFEEPPF, from the coding sequence ATGTACAACAAAGTAATCATGGTAGGACACCTAACAAAAGATATAGAGATGCGTTTTACTCAAGGCGGCTTGGCGATAGCAAACACAGAACAAAAATCTAAAGAACAAACACCGGAGTATAACCCTTTTGATGATGAATTTGAAGAACCACCATTCTGA
- a CDS encoding DUF1848 domain-containing protein, with translation MQWKKETIILEDGTKAEAQTPVIISASRATDIPAFYAEWFIKRWEDGYLKWTNPFNGQPLYVSFKNVRCVVFWSKNPRAMMKHLDWLDEHIPNYYFQFSLNDYDKEGYEGKISSVESRIKTFKELSQRLGKKRVVWRFDPLILTQELDIEELLRRVKYIGDELHEYTAKLVFSFVDISIYKKVQSNLNKEHVPYIEWTQPLMNTFAKRLSELNKKWGLELATCTEKIDLDTYGISHNKCIDDDLMVDLFSHDKELMEFLGVEIEPADLFSDGKVVKTKKLKDKGQREDCGCIMSKDIGAYNTCPHECNYCYANASKELAKRNYQKYLENPNSESII, from the coding sequence ATGCAATGGAAAAAAGAAACAATTATTTTAGAAGATGGTACTAAAGCAGAAGCTCAAACCCCTGTTATCATCTCTGCAAGCAGAGCGACAGATATTCCCGCTTTTTATGCTGAATGGTTTATCAAAAGATGGGAGGATGGATATCTCAAATGGACAAATCCTTTCAATGGACAACCTCTTTATGTAAGTTTTAAAAATGTAAGATGTGTGGTCTTTTGGAGTAAAAATCCACGAGCTATGATGAAACATCTCGATTGGTTAGACGAACATATACCAAACTACTACTTCCAGTTTTCACTCAATGACTACGACAAAGAGGGCTATGAAGGCAAAATATCTTCAGTTGAGAGTCGAATAAAAACATTTAAAGAGTTATCCCAAAGACTAGGTAAAAAAAGAGTTGTTTGGCGGTTTGACCCGCTAATACTTACGCAAGAGTTGGACATAGAAGAGCTTTTAAGAAGAGTGAAATATATCGGCGATGAGCTGCATGAGTACACCGCCAAGTTGGTTTTTAGCTTTGTAGATATCTCCATCTATAAAAAAGTTCAATCTAATCTAAACAAAGAGCATGTTCCCTACATAGAGTGGACACAACCGCTTATGAACACCTTTGCCAAACGCCTCAGCGAACTTAATAAGAAGTGGGGTTTAGAGCTTGCAACATGTACTGAAAAGATAGATCTTGATACTTACGGCATATCGCACAACAAATGTATAGATGATGATCTCATGGTAGATCTTTTTTCGCATGACAAAGAGCTGATGGAGTTTTTAGGCGTAGAGATAGAACCTGCGGATCTCTTTAGCGATGGCAAAGTTGTCAAAACAAAAAAACTCAAAGACAAAGGACAAAGAGAAGATTGTGGCTGTATCATGAGTAAAGACATAGGAGCTTACAACACTTGCCCACATGAGTGCAACTACTGCTATGCAAACGCTTCTAAAGAGTTAGCAAAGAGAAACTACCAAAAGTATTTAGAAAATCCAAATAGCGAGAGTATAATATAA
- a CDS encoding leucine-rich repeat domain-containing protein has translation MSIHELYNHKLLEFITSNRCNFSNSNLQSLDEKIFLFVNLEELDISENKLREIPESITKLHNLKTLILSDNQLRYLPLNMGELQMLESLYLSGNKLFELPQNIIELKNLRWLSLCENPNLQLSELQQKWLQELAENGCKILL, from the coding sequence ATGTCGATTCACGAATTGTACAATCATAAACTTTTAGAGTTTATCACTAGTAATAGATGTAATTTCTCAAACTCAAATTTGCAGAGCTTGGATGAAAAGATTTTTTTATTTGTCAATCTTGAAGAGCTTGATATAAGTGAAAATAAGTTGCGAGAGATACCTGAGTCAATCACAAAGTTACATAATTTAAAAACTCTCATACTCTCAGATAATCAACTTCGCTACTTGCCACTAAACATGGGCGAATTGCAAATGTTAGAAAGTTTGTATTTATCTGGTAATAAGCTCTTTGAGCTACCGCAAAATATAATAGAATTAAAAAATCTTAGATGGCTGAGTCTATGCGAAAACCCGAATTTACAATTGAGCGAGTTACAACAAAAGTGGCTTCAAGAGCTTGCAGAAAATGGCTGCAAGATACTTTTGTAA
- a CDS encoding ATP-binding protein encodes MIEQLQEKQRKLVSIAKNITYLRKEFDFINSDERLIALIGARGVGKTTLLLQYLGQYSLDEALYFSADDISIAAFGIVEIVEEFYKLGGRIVVIDEVHMFKEWAAHIKNLYDFYPDLTIRISGSSMLNILMQSHDLSRRILTKELGILSFKEYFEIKHHATLSSFSFEDILSNHNEISYELICKYPNLYKEFKNYLKNGAYPFFTISKSEESFASKLFNSIEKIIYEDIPSTQKIKFENLISFKKLIYAVVSAKVPYSVKIDSLAKELGVSEPTLYTYLDILDKTGIFRTLKKQSTKQSKKPEKLYFQNTNILYTLASDQKIATDIGAIRETFFVNSFKEIYYSDIGDFVVDGIIFEVGGKGKSFSQVKDIEKSYLAIDVDTTTHKHKVPLWLFGFLY; translated from the coding sequence ATGATAGAACAACTACAAGAAAAACAAAGAAAATTAGTATCGATAGCCAAAAACATCACTTACCTAAGAAAAGAGTTTGATTTTATCAATAGCGATGAAAGACTCATCGCTCTCATAGGTGCAAGGGGTGTTGGAAAAACTACACTTTTACTACAATATTTAGGGCAATACTCACTTGATGAAGCCCTGTATTTTAGTGCTGATGATATAAGCATTGCTGCGTTTGGTATCGTTGAAATTGTTGAAGAGTTTTACAAACTAGGTGGGCGAATCGTAGTAATAGATGAAGTGCATATGTTTAAAGAGTGGGCAGCACATATCAAAAACCTTTATGACTTTTATCCTGATCTGACTATTCGCATAAGTGGTTCGTCTATGTTAAATATTTTGATGCAAAGTCATGATTTAAGTAGAAGAATACTCACTAAGGAGCTTGGGATACTTAGTTTCAAAGAGTATTTTGAGATTAAACACCATGCTACACTCTCTTCATTTTCTTTTGAAGATATACTATCAAATCACAATGAAATATCTTACGAACTCATTTGTAAATACCCAAATCTCTATAAAGAGTTTAAAAACTATCTAAAAAACGGTGCCTATCCCTTTTTTACCATCAGTAAAAGTGAAGAGAGTTTTGCTAGTAAACTTTTTAACTCTATAGAGAAAATCATCTATGAAGATATACCCTCAACCCAAAAGATAAAGTTTGAAAATCTTATATCATTTAAGAAGCTAATATATGCAGTAGTATCTGCAAAAGTGCCATATAGTGTAAAGATAGATTCACTTGCAAAAGAGCTAGGGGTGAGTGAGCCGACACTTTATACTTATCTTGATATTTTAGATAAGACAGGTATCTTTCGAACTCTTAAAAAACAAAGTACTAAACAAAGTAAAAAACCAGAAAAACTTTACTTTCAAAATACAAATATACTCTATACCCTAGCAAGTGACCAAAAAATAGCTACAGATATAGGGGCCATAAGAGAGACTTTTTTTGTGAACTCATTTAAAGAGATTTACTATAGTGATATAGGGGATTTTGTAGTAGATGGAATTATTTTTGAAGTGGGTGGAAAGGGTAAAAGCTTTTCACAAGTCAAAGATATAGAAAAAAGCTATCTGGCTATAGATGTAGATACTACAACACATAAGCACAAAGTCCCACTTTGGCTTTTTGGGTTTTTGTATTAA
- a CDS encoding PcfJ domain-containing protein has protein sequence MKTAIPWKTTIDINTTRNLFSCNNEKLPYEIELYICSCGLQKRIIKQAKKELEQYQCSECGNDVFYDALYYISNHAWYVPIEKIPFYDLLQENLKIEIEHSTDENNLLFLLNLQIPNFIDLSSEKVEYYDKTIYSLFVDKNGRSNEKPMVEFDLDFLIDDHYFYGKDPSQSEVINRHPLLAFFKKQMLQLLIKHPLCDDLALVKYDCTSIKDISFFLAYPHLKEYGFIAWQEVLLLPDNKPLTIKQGLEYVLSYRKEKSLQKAVFQDYKEQISTIKKYNFYYIFSVCKYISDVNIATRMVTLKFEDEWIENRSYEGIEELFAYLSQTYTQKQIEMLMNDFSCKAAYLFFDTLEMFSQFDDEMIQKIEKVKPRCLEFHDVITYIHRRLVHEKLFEVSFEYSVAQKRGCVIKEPYSVQLPQNGLELYEWSVALQNCLSGYGELIKNKRTTVYGFFKDGVLHMAVEVKNNQIVQASSKQNQKLSREDTNIIKAWFDEYVSQKNIKIPPI, from the coding sequence ATGAAAACCGCCATACCGTGGAAAACTACCATTGATATCAACACCACTCGCAATCTCTTTTCTTGCAATAATGAGAAGTTACCTTACGAGATAGAGCTCTATATCTGCTCATGCGGTTTGCAAAAGAGAATCATCAAGCAAGCAAAAAAGGAACTAGAACAATACCAATGCAGTGAATGTGGCAATGATGTTTTTTATGATGCACTCTATTATATTTCCAATCATGCGTGGTATGTCCCTATAGAGAAGATTCCTTTTTATGATCTGCTGCAAGAAAATCTAAAAATAGAGATAGAGCACAGCACAGATGAAAACAATTTGCTTTTTTTGCTCAACCTTCAGATTCCAAACTTCATAGATCTCTCAAGTGAAAAAGTTGAATATTACGATAAAACTATTTACTCTTTATTTGTGGATAAAAACGGTCGAAGCAATGAAAAACCTATGGTTGAGTTTGATTTGGACTTTTTAATTGATGATCATTATTTTTATGGTAAGGATCCATCTCAAAGTGAAGTAATAAACAGACACCCCTTACTCGCTTTTTTTAAAAAGCAGATGTTACAACTCTTAATAAAGCACCCTTTATGCGATGATTTGGCACTTGTAAAATACGATTGCACCTCCATCAAAGATATCTCATTTTTTCTTGCATATCCACATCTTAAAGAGTATGGTTTTATAGCGTGGCAAGAGGTGCTTTTGCTTCCTGATAACAAACCGCTTACTATCAAGCAAGGACTTGAATATGTTTTAAGCTACAGAAAAGAGAAGTCACTTCAAAAAGCGGTGTTTCAAGACTATAAAGAGCAGATTAGTACAATTAAAAAATACAATTTTTATTATATTTTCTCCGTGTGCAAATATATATCTGATGTCAATATTGCAACAAGGATGGTGACACTCAAATTTGAAGATGAATGGATTGAAAATCGCTCTTATGAGGGTATTGAAGAGCTTTTTGCTTATCTATCGCAAACTTATACGCAAAAGCAAATAGAGATGCTTATGAATGATTTTAGCTGCAAAGCTGCATATCTATTTTTTGATACATTAGAGATGTTTAGTCAATTTGATGATGAAATGATACAAAAAATCGAAAAAGTAAAGCCGAGGTGTTTGGAGTTTCATGATGTGATTACATATATACATAGAAGGTTAGTGCATGAAAAACTGTTTGAAGTGAGCTTTGAATATAGTGTAGCACAAAAAAGAGGGTGTGTCATAAAAGAGCCATACAGCGTGCAACTCCCACAAAATGGACTTGAACTCTACGAGTGGTCAGTAGCTCTTCAAAACTGCCTCTCAGGATATGGAGAACTCATAAAAAACAAACGCACCACGGTGTATGGGTTTTTCAAAGATGGTGTTTTACACATGGCAGTCGAGGTTAAAAACAACCAAATAGTTCAAGCCAGTTCAAAACAGAACCAAAAGCTCTCAAGAGAAGATACAAACATCATAAAGGCTTGGTTTGATGAGTATGTCTCGCAAAAAAATATAAAAATACCTCCAATTTAA
- a CDS encoding ATP-binding protein: MKKRTLESILKIALDTFPVVLLNGARQVGKSTLALDNFQNYLTFDDGELRLYAKENPKGFLKNLDFPICLDEIQKVPTLLEYIKMHIDSKRVNGDFLLTGSSNVLDHKESKDTLAGRLCELRLHPLSSKEKNDKSDENVIEKLLKRDFKLAKKDYTDEVCEHILDGGYPEILELGGLSKDLWFTSYIATYIERDARDLADIRDIDSFIKFVNVLASRSGTILNKSSLSNDIGTKDITTDNYLSIISRIYQATLLKPYFVNIGKQFVKSPKVFFNDTGVLCSLLRINSKEKLLSSTYSGQIYETYIFCELQKHLSYLQKSAQMFHYRTNDKKEIDFIIEVNNEILAIEVKQSSSVKKEDFKHIIDLQNRYDEKRCLGIVFYNGEMVVEFSDDLVAIPFGIFL; this comes from the coding sequence ATGAAAAAAAGAACATTAGAATCTATACTCAAAATCGCCCTTGATACTTTTCCTGTAGTGCTTCTAAACGGTGCTAGACAAGTGGGTAAATCAACTCTTGCACTTGATAATTTTCAAAACTATCTTACCTTTGATGATGGGGAGCTTCGACTTTATGCAAAGGAAAATCCAAAAGGTTTTTTAAAAAACCTAGACTTTCCTATATGTCTTGATGAGATACAAAAGGTACCTACACTATTAGAATATATAAAAATGCATATAGACTCAAAAAGAGTAAATGGAGATTTTTTACTTACAGGCAGTTCAAATGTATTAGATCATAAAGAGAGCAAAGATACTTTAGCTGGAAGACTATGTGAATTACGACTTCATCCACTTAGCTCAAAAGAGAAAAATGATAAATCAGATGAAAATGTCATAGAAAAATTACTTAAAAGAGATTTTAAACTAGCCAAAAAAGATTATACCGATGAAGTATGTGAGCATATTTTAGATGGTGGGTATCCTGAGATTTTAGAGCTTGGGGGATTGTCAAAAGATTTATGGTTTACCTCTTATATCGCCACATATATAGAAAGAGATGCGAGAGATTTAGCTGATATAAGAGATATAGATAGTTTTATAAAGTTTGTAAATGTACTAGCTTCAAGAAGTGGAACGATACTTAATAAATCAAGCCTAAGTAATGATATAGGGACAAAAGATATCACTACAGATAACTATCTTTCTATCATAAGTCGTATCTATCAAGCGACACTTCTAAAACCATATTTTGTAAATATCGGCAAACAGTTTGTAAAGTCTCCAAAAGTTTTTTTCAACGATACTGGGGTACTTTGTAGTTTGCTTCGTATTAATTCAAAAGAAAAACTTCTAAGTTCAACATATAGCGGACAAATTTACGAGACATATATATTTTGTGAACTTCAAAAACATCTCTCATATTTACAAAAATCGGCACAAATGTTTCACTATAGAACCAATGATAAAAAAGAGATAGACTTCATCATAGAGGTTAACAATGAGATATTGGCTATCGAAGTAAAACAAAGTAGTAGCGTAAAAAAAGAGGACTTCAAGCATATTATAGACCTACAAAATAGATATGATGAAAAGAGATGCTTGGGTATAGTGTTTTATAATGGAGAGATGGTGGTTGAGTTTAGTGATGATTTGGTAGCTATACCTTTTGGGATATTTTTGTGA
- a CDS encoding leucine-rich repeat domain-containing protein: MQKHTKEIDKLYDWATENGLVRLSDESSFGFPKDKSKILEIEALDLSGYELTEIPKEIGCLTNLKKLWLNDNQISKLPDEFTKLVNLEYLYLDHNPLEELPTNIDNLINLKVLEVSNTKLKRLPPNIVKLNNIESICFDSTVKNNLLLCHESWIYNITNQQKEDKE, from the coding sequence ATGCAAAAACATACAAAAGAGATTGATAAACTATATGATTGGGCTACTGAAAATGGCTTAGTAAGGCTTTCGGATGAATCATCATTTGGATTTCCAAAAGATAAAAGTAAAATCTTAGAAATAGAAGCATTAGATTTATCAGGTTACGAACTAACTGAAATACCAAAAGAGATAGGTTGCTTAACCAATCTAAAAAAGCTTTGGCTAAATGACAATCAAATATCAAAACTTCCAGATGAATTTACAAAGCTTGTTAATTTGGAGTATTTATATTTGGATCATAACCCACTTGAAGAATTGCCTACAAATATAGATAATTTGATAAATCTAAAAGTTTTAGAAGTTTCCAATACAAAATTAAAAAGGTTGCCTCCAAATATTGTAAAACTTAACAACATAGAATCTATATGCTTTGATAGTACAGTAAAAAACAACTTATTGTTATGTCATGAAAGTTGGATTTATAATATAACAAATCAACAGAAAGAAGATAAAGAATGA
- a CDS encoding DUF4145 domain-containing protein: MIFDFNKFSKDIASLQTQDDFSAYLESCFLELEEYLLNISDDEIQKIKFDIEDMLYNLLDNNLIQNHNSKTINAFLILLAEKFLQTSLIGAITIIADYLPNGATKLRLEAAKLYLRVNDISKDYFSRYDAILGLLDNSVKVDEYNTKAIKTFLYFCQLAIAQFQRVGNEELFSFFVKMLLEKKAEHGFLQDVLLKNFYEQIIKTNPEDSYLLTTNILNSISHKKLLCILEPSTVSKENSPYSQKLYSLVNPTFDEIKSIAYKYIQSIGDKQELYDRLIRGEAIIDDEVLLYKYLASFGSKHKAKLYSAYDAIIDKLRYEKFNIVDWACGQGMATIVLLNYAKERNIELNIENITLIEPSSLALSRALLHVDVLKQKEYNICAINSDFDCLDADMLDCSNGLETLHLFSNILDVENFSLDTNFFKKVSQGSNTASIFVCVSPNRNDKLNNRLDLFFNYFDENFDTELIASRDTDINGTTRYEKIFEVKQISEEVVQEKRDEIQIVQKSYQLDILDALNNYSNYVVPILNMKILEDSINSDPEYAIFKIRKVAEVITSKIYSQYEKNERTISFNDKIRYLSYEKKVFDKTITNYVQTIRTIGNRGVHEEDRDTGKQKLDAHLMVIALVSFLNELTDKKLLK, from the coding sequence ATGATATTTGATTTTAATAAATTTTCAAAAGATATTGCAAGCTTACAAACACAAGATGATTTTAGTGCTTATCTTGAGTCATGTTTTCTGGAGCTTGAAGAGTACTTACTAAATATTTCAGATGATGAGATTCAAAAAATAAAGTTTGATATAGAAGATATGCTTTATAATTTATTGGATAACAATCTTATACAAAACCATAACAGCAAAACTATTAATGCTTTTTTAATACTCCTTGCTGAAAAGTTTTTACAAACTTCACTCATAGGTGCTATAACTATCATAGCTGATTATCTGCCAAATGGTGCAACAAAACTAAGGCTTGAAGCAGCAAAGCTCTACCTCAGAGTAAATGATATTTCAAAAGATTACTTCAGTAGATATGATGCAATTTTGGGTTTACTGGATAATTCTGTAAAAGTCGATGAGTACAATACTAAAGCTATCAAAACATTTTTGTACTTTTGCCAATTAGCGATAGCTCAGTTTCAAAGAGTCGGCAATGAAGAGTTGTTTAGTTTTTTTGTAAAAATGCTTTTAGAGAAAAAAGCAGAGCACGGGTTTCTCCAAGATGTATTGCTAAAAAACTTTTATGAGCAAATCATCAAGACAAATCCAGAGGATAGCTATCTTCTTACAACAAATATACTAAACTCCATCAGTCACAAAAAGCTTCTTTGTATACTTGAACCATCAACCGTCTCTAAAGAAAATAGCCCATACTCGCAAAAACTCTATAGTCTCGTTAATCCAACTTTTGATGAGATAAAAAGTATCGCATATAAATATATCCAAAGTATTGGCGATAAGCAGGAACTCTATGACAGACTTATAAGGGGTGAAGCTATCATAGATGATGAAGTCTTACTCTACAAATATCTCGCCTCTTTTGGCAGTAAGCATAAAGCAAAACTTTACAGTGCGTATGATGCCATCATAGACAAACTCCGATATGAAAAATTTAATATAGTCGATTGGGCATGCGGTCAAGGTATGGCGACCATTGTACTTTTAAACTATGCTAAAGAGCGAAATATAGAGCTAAACATAGAAAACATCACTCTCATAGAGCCATCTTCTCTCGCACTTAGCAGAGCTTTGCTCCATGTTGATGTACTTAAACAAAAAGAGTATAACATCTGTGCTATAAACAGTGATTTTGATTGCTTGGACGCTGACATGTTAGATTGCAGCAACGGTTTAGAAACTTTGCATCTTTTTTCAAATATACTTGATGTTGAAAACTTTTCGCTTGATACTAACTTTTTCAAAAAAGTCTCTCAAGGTAGCAATACTGCTTCTATTTTCGTGTGTGTAAGTCCAAACAGAAACGATAAACTTAACAATAGGCTTGATCTATTTTTCAATTATTTCGATGAAAATTTCGATACAGAGCTTATAGCTTCAAGAGATACCGACATCAACGGTACAACAAGATATGAAAAAATCTTTGAAGTAAAACAGATATCCGAAGAGGTGGTTCAAGAAAAAAGAGACGAGATACAAATAGTTCAAAAAAGTTATCAGCTCGATATATTGGATGCGTTAAACAATTATTCGAACTATGTTGTACCGATACTGAATATGAAAATCTTAGAAGACTCTATAAACTCAGATCCTGAATACGCAATCTTTAAAATACGAAAAGTTGCCGAGGTTATCACCTCTAAGATTTATAGCCAATATGAAAAAAACGAAAGAACTATCTCTTTTAACGATAAAATCCGCTATCTCTCGTATGAGAAAAAAGTATTTGACAAAACGATTACAAACTATGTGCAGACGATTAGAACCATAGGCAACCGAGGCGTCCATGAAGAAGATAGAGATACCGGCAAACAGAAACTTGATGCACATTTGATGGTTATTGCACTGGTGAGTTTTTTAAATGAACTTACAGATAAAAAACTTTTAAAGTAG